The following proteins are co-located in the Gossypium hirsutum isolate 1008001.06 chromosome A02, Gossypium_hirsutum_v2.1, whole genome shotgun sequence genome:
- the LOC107927783 gene encoding 18.1 kDa class I heat shock protein: protein MRIPNLTKAFILLMAITLMSTQASGLIPYGRSLWDVMLAEDPFKILEQTPVTVPKGSEPVALARADWKETPRYHAITLDIPGMKKEDLKIEVEENRVLRISGERKEEAEIEGEKWHRAERTNGKFWRQFRLPANVDMDRIKAHMEDGVLRISVPKIVDENKKQAKVIDIVQSGGTGEDIKATSQGHQ from the coding sequence ATGAGAATCCCAAATCTCACCAAAGCCTTTATTTTGTTAATGGCAATAACTCTGATGTCAACCCAAGCCAGCGGCCTAATCCCTTACGGTAGATCCTTATGGGACGTGATGCTTGCTGAAGACCCATTCAAAATCCTGGAACAAACCCCAGTGACCGTCCCCAAAGGATCAGAACCCGTCGCTTTAGCTCGAGCTGACTGGAAAGAAACCCCACGGTACCATGCCATTACCCTGGACATCCCAGGGATGAAAAAAGAGGATTTGAAGATCGAGGTTGAAGAGAACAGAGTGTTAAGGATCAGTGGTGAAAGGAAAGAAGAAGCAGAAATTGAAGGAGAGAAATGGCATAGAGCTGAAAGGACGAATGGGAAGTTTTGGAGGCAGTTCAGGTTGCCTGCGAATGTGGATATGGATCGCATCAAAGCTCATATGGAAGATGGGGTTTTGAGGATCAGTGTGCCTAAAATTGTAGATGAGAATAAGAAGCAGGCTAAGGTGATTGACATTGTTCAGTCGGGTGGTACTGGTGAAGATATCAAGGCAACCTCCCAGGGTCATCAGTAG
- the LOC121216309 gene encoding deoxymugineic acid synthase 1-B-like, giving the protein MSVQSVPTFPLLSTDEKAIPLIGFGTAEYLFGASRDTLKETIIEAIKLGYCRFDTAAVYQSEQPLGEAISDALRLGLIKSRDELFITSKLWCSDAHHNLVLPALRKTLKNLKLGYVDLYLIHWPLSLKPGKHDFPFKKEDMVPMDIKSVWEAMEECHDIGLPKSIGVSNFSCKKLETLLSSARIPLISSSLCSV; this is encoded by the exons ATGTCAGTGCAAAGCGTCCCGACATTCCCTCTTCTATCAACTGATGAAAAAGCCATTCCCCTTATAGGCTTCGGCACAGCCGAATATCTTTTCGGTGCTTCCAGGGATACCTTGAAAGAAACCATCATCGAAGCTATCAAACTAGGGTACTGTCGCTTCGACACAGCAGCTGTTTACCAATCCGAACAGCCTTTAGGTGAAGCGATATCAGATGCCCTTCGTCTAGGGTTAATCAAATCCCGAGATGAACTCTTCATTACTTCCAAGCTATGGTGCAGTGATGCACACCATAACCTTGTGCTCCCAGCACTCCGCAAAACactcaa GAATTTGAAGTTGGGGTATGTTGATCTGTATCTAATTCACTGGCCACTGAGTTTAAAGCCAGGTAAACATGATTTTCCTTTTAAGAAAGAAGACATGGTTCCTATGGATATAAAATCTGTGTGGGAAGCTATGGAGGAGTGTCATGATATTGGCCTACCAAAATCCATTGGTGTAAGCAATTTCTCCTGCAAGAAACTAGAAACCCTCCTTTCCAGTGCCAGAATCCCACTAATATCAAGTAGTTTATGTTCTGTTTGA